A genomic segment from Planctomycetia bacterium encodes:
- a CDS encoding beta-lactamase family protein, producing the protein MFLNYTRLVLMVVFLLVPSLLFAQAERIEQKLQAKLDALFKQSSIPGVSAAVAMPDGKVISVTAGWADKEAKKKMAADTLQIQGSVGKTYVAAIALQLIHEKKLNLDEKVHTYLCHQQWYSKLPNASDITVRMLMNHTSGIMRYELDPKFIADLTKSPTKEWKPAERLEYVFGKKPKFEAGKGWDYSDTNYIVLGLIIEEMTGKSIEDLIKTRLLEPLGLKQTMSTNRLTIPGLAQGYAGPQNPFGGKELMLNADGSMIVNPQFEWTGGGMASTTADLAMWGKLMYEGKAFDASMLPIMLQGVKAPMLGRDAQYGLGVILRPTPHGKTYGHSGFFPGYMTEMMHWPESKICVAVQVNTSEFQKVKPRLTQWAVELAGVLK; encoded by the coding sequence ATGTTTTTGAACTACACGCGACTGGTACTGATGGTTGTTTTCCTGCTTGTTCCGAGCCTGCTCTTTGCCCAGGCTGAACGAATCGAGCAGAAGCTACAGGCCAAGCTCGATGCGCTGTTCAAGCAAAGCAGCATCCCCGGAGTTTCGGCAGCAGTAGCCATGCCTGATGGCAAAGTGATCAGTGTAACGGCAGGCTGGGCTGACAAGGAAGCTAAGAAGAAGATGGCCGCTGACACCTTGCAGATTCAAGGCAGCGTAGGCAAGACTTATGTTGCAGCCATCGCTTTGCAACTCATTCATGAGAAGAAGCTGAATCTGGATGAGAAGGTGCATACCTATCTCTGCCATCAGCAATGGTACTCTAAACTGCCTAATGCCAGCGACATCACCGTTCGCATGCTGATGAACCACACCAGTGGCATCATGCGGTATGAACTAGATCCGAAGTTCATTGCTGACTTAACGAAGTCACCAACGAAAGAGTGGAAACCTGCCGAACGTCTCGAGTATGTCTTCGGCAAGAAGCCTAAGTTTGAAGCGGGCAAAGGCTGGGATTACAGCGACACCAACTATATCGTGCTAGGGCTCATCATTGAAGAAATGACTGGCAAGAGCATCGAAGACCTGATCAAGACTCGACTGCTCGAACCACTTGGCCTGAAACAAACGATGTCTACCAACCGCCTCACCATCCCCGGCCTGGCCCAAGGCTACGCTGGCCCACAGAATCCATTCGGCGGCAAAGAACTGATGCTGAACGCCGATGGCTCAATGATCGTTAACCCCCAGTTCGAATGGACCGGCGGCGGGATGGCTTCGACCACGGCCGACCTCGCAATGTGGGGCAAGTTGATGTACGAAGGGAAAGCGTTTGATGCTTCGATGTTGCCGATCATGCTCCAAGGTGTGAAAGCCCCCATGCTAGGCCGAGATGCTCAGTATGGCCTGGGTGTCATTCTGCGACCCACTCCGCACGGCAAAACCTACGGCCACAGCGGCTTCTTCCCTGGCTACATGACCGAAATGATGCACTGGCCGGAGAGCAAGATTTGCGTGGCCGTGCAGGTTAATACGAGTGAGTTTCAGAAGGTGAAGCCGCGGCTGACGCAATGGGCAGTGGAGTTGGCGGGTGTTTTGAAATGA
- a CDS encoding alpha/beta hydrolase, whose product MWWPLLIIPALFVLGYYRDRRRIGVAKARRSLILHFACLAVLYCLTIIALVLLEDKLLFQPISFEELHIATPELNYEEVTIPCPTGNQLRGWWCTQEEAEWTILYCHGTGGNLTLHTMIVPILQKSSKVNVLAFGYPGYSGSTGTPTETGCYDSADAAYDWLLTVKKIKPERLMIFGQSLGGGVACNLAVKKPHAGLILLSTFTTLPDRAQEFLPIFPVKWFMKNQFDNRSKLSHYTGPLLIAHGDNDDVVPFHHGEELFACSVSPRKEFCHIPGGTHVVFNQEFFRRVAGMMTTLP is encoded by the coding sequence ATGTGGTGGCCTCTCCTCATCATTCCTGCATTATTTGTTCTGGGTTACTATCGTGACCGTCGTCGGATTGGCGTTGCCAAAGCCCGACGCAGCCTGATCCTGCACTTTGCGTGTCTGGCCGTGCTCTACTGCCTGACGATTATCGCGCTGGTTTTGCTGGAAGATAAACTGCTGTTTCAGCCCATCAGTTTTGAGGAGCTGCACATTGCCACACCTGAGTTGAACTACGAAGAGGTAACTATCCCTTGCCCCACCGGCAACCAGTTGCGTGGCTGGTGGTGCACTCAGGAAGAGGCTGAGTGGACTATACTCTATTGCCACGGTACCGGTGGCAACCTGACGCTGCACACGATGATTGTTCCCATTCTGCAGAAGAGCAGCAAGGTCAATGTGCTGGCCTTCGGTTACCCCGGCTACAGCGGCAGCACCGGCACACCGACGGAAACTGGCTGTTACGATTCTGCTGATGCTGCCTACGACTGGCTGCTCACTGTCAAGAAAATCAAGCCCGAACGATTGATGATCTTCGGGCAATCGCTCGGCGGAGGCGTCGCCTGCAACCTGGCTGTGAAAAAACCTCACGCCGGCTTGATCCTGCTCAGCACCTTCACCACCCTGCCCGACCGTGCCCAGGAGTTTCTACCCATCTTTCCTGTGAAATGGTTCATGAAGAACCAGTTCGACAACCGCAGCAAACTCTCACACTACACCGGCCCACTCCTGATCGCGCACGGCGATAATGACGATGTGGTGCCCTTCCATCATGGTGAAGAGTTGTTCGCCTGCTCCGTCAGCCCACGTAAGGAGTTCTGCCACATTCCCGGCGGCACGCATGTGGTGTTCAATCAGGAGTTCTTCCGAAGGGTGGCGGGGATGATGACGACATTGCCTTAG
- the ileS gene encoding isoleucine--tRNA ligase has product MPFAKVETSINFAAQENEILAFWDKMRAFEKLQELRANGPRWSFLDGPITANNPMGVHHAWGRTYKDAFQRYQSMLGKHLRYQNGFDCQGLWVEVEVEKEKKLGSKRDIENLVPGDPFASIDLFVTECKNRVDTFAKKQTEQSIRLGYWMDWDREEDWQKKPDDRRSYFTMAERNNYAIWGFLKKCHDRKLVYHSYDAMPWCPRCGVGLSQMEMAEGYKNVAHNAVFVKFPLRGKPGENLLVWTTTPWTLSSNVGAAVNPKLTYLKVKHKDEILYIAKGALTTARREEDFKRGEWVDGVPKLRPIAQHLKEKGGYEVVGEVLGEQMLGWQYDGPYDHLPAQDHPFGYPEEVARVAEKLKWCPKVSSKAVHKVIPWEDVGETEGTGIVHIAPGCGKEDFGLGKIHGLPPIAPLGEDGIYFEGFGPLTGKAAYEPSTADWVLEDLKTRNLLVSFERYPHSYPHCWRCKTELLFRLVDEWFISMSWRNEIMDVVNRATFLPEQINGKARELDWLKNMGDWMISKKRYWGLALPIWVDEATGEFEVIGSKEELKERAVEGWKDFEGHTPHRPWIDKIKIKSKTTGNLMSRIGDVGNPWLDAGIVPFSTMYYAENKSEWQKWFPADFITECFPGQFKNWFYALLAMSTMLENQPPFKVLLGHGLVRDEKGEEMHKSAGNSIPFEGAAGDGYSIAFRDLKPNESPETAMKTPLPSSALGWEIGEVVHQGKKTQALKAKYPPMGADVMRWLYCRTNPASNINFGPGPADEVRSKVVMKLWNTYAFFVNYARLDGFDPSTPQVPIAERSDLDRWILSDLQLLIQQAHKAFEEYNLPGFVLAAEQFIDDKLSNWYVRRSRRRFWRGKSAGDMDKLSAYQTLYTVLVTLTKLMAPIVPFFTEAMYQNLVLSPLSPGGRGAGGEGAAESVHHCNYPQPDSTLMDETLSKEMDALLRIVSLGSAARNTAKIKVRQPLAELKVQPADEADASAVKRFAEQIKEELNVKRVSLHGSFDNTEKLHLPEGEGILLTMRIKANLKSLGPKAGAKLQEAKIIIESGSAELFAVASGGLDSHTLTIDGLQLIVTKDDMSLTMIGAEGWVGVVDKLTMLAIDTRLTKELKEEGLAREVIRQVQDLRKKSDLQMEDRIALVLQSAAPELNEAIATFKDYIASETLTKEWPAMLPADAFTTEVKAEGMGLTISLKKMN; this is encoded by the coding sequence ATGCCCTTCGCTAAAGTCGAAACCTCAATCAACTTCGCCGCTCAGGAAAACGAGATCCTGGCCTTTTGGGACAAGATGCGGGCGTTTGAGAAGTTGCAAGAACTTAGGGCCAATGGGCCTCGCTGGTCGTTTCTGGATGGGCCGATCACGGCGAATAACCCGATGGGGGTGCATCATGCCTGGGGGCGGACGTACAAGGATGCGTTCCAGCGGTATCAGTCGATGCTGGGCAAGCATCTGCGGTACCAGAACGGCTTCGATTGCCAGGGGCTGTGGGTGGAAGTGGAGGTGGAGAAAGAGAAGAAGCTAGGCTCCAAGCGTGACATCGAGAACCTGGTGCCTGGCGATCCGTTTGCGAGCATTGATCTGTTCGTGACTGAGTGCAAGAACCGGGTGGACACCTTTGCGAAGAAGCAGACCGAGCAGTCGATCCGGCTAGGCTACTGGATGGATTGGGATCGCGAGGAGGATTGGCAGAAGAAGCCTGACGACCGTCGCAGCTACTTCACGATGGCGGAACGGAACAACTATGCCATCTGGGGGTTTCTGAAGAAGTGCCATGATCGCAAGCTGGTCTATCACAGCTACGATGCGATGCCCTGGTGTCCACGGTGTGGCGTGGGGCTGTCGCAGATGGAGATGGCAGAGGGGTACAAGAACGTTGCACACAATGCGGTGTTTGTGAAGTTTCCACTGCGTGGTAAGCCCGGCGAGAACCTACTCGTCTGGACCACCACTCCGTGGACGCTCTCTTCTAATGTGGGGGCAGCGGTCAATCCCAAGCTCACCTATCTGAAGGTGAAGCACAAGGACGAGATACTCTACATCGCCAAGGGGGCGCTCACAACGGCTCGGCGGGAGGAAGACTTCAAGCGCGGTGAATGGGTGGATGGTGTACCCAAGCTGCGGCCTATCGCACAGCACCTGAAAGAGAAGGGTGGTTACGAAGTCGTCGGCGAGGTGCTGGGCGAGCAGATGCTCGGCTGGCAGTACGATGGTCCGTACGATCATCTGCCTGCTCAGGATCATCCGTTTGGCTACCCCGAAGAAGTGGCCCGGGTGGCAGAGAAATTGAAATGGTGCCCGAAGGTATCGAGCAAGGCTGTCCACAAGGTCATCCCCTGGGAAGATGTAGGCGAGACCGAAGGTACCGGCATCGTGCACATCGCTCCCGGTTGCGGTAAGGAAGACTTCGGGCTCGGGAAGATTCACGGCTTGCCACCCATCGCTCCACTTGGCGAAGATGGCATCTACTTTGAAGGCTTCGGGCCACTCACGGGCAAGGCTGCGTATGAACCCAGCACTGCCGACTGGGTGCTGGAGGATCTGAAGACTCGCAACCTGCTGGTCTCGTTTGAACGCTATCCACACAGCTACCCCCATTGCTGGCGCTGCAAGACGGAGCTGCTGTTCCGCCTCGTCGATGAATGGTTCATCTCGATGAGCTGGCGTAACGAGATCATGGATGTCGTCAACCGTGCCACGTTCCTGCCGGAGCAGATCAACGGCAAAGCCCGCGAGCTGGATTGGCTCAAGAACATGGGCGATTGGATGATCAGCAAGAAACGCTACTGGGGCCTGGCGCTGCCCATCTGGGTGGATGAAGCGACGGGCGAGTTTGAGGTCATCGGCAGCAAGGAAGAGCTCAAGGAACGGGCAGTGGAAGGGTGGAAGGACTTCGAAGGCCATACGCCCCACCGGCCGTGGATCGACAAGATCAAAATCAAGAGCAAGACCACCGGCAACCTGATGTCGCGTATCGGCGATGTTGGTAACCCCTGGCTCGATGCTGGCATCGTGCCGTTCTCGACGATGTACTATGCCGAGAACAAGTCTGAGTGGCAGAAGTGGTTCCCTGCGGATTTCATCACCGAGTGCTTCCCGGGCCAGTTCAAGAACTGGTTCTATGCCCTCTTGGCCATGAGTACGATGCTGGAGAATCAGCCACCGTTCAAGGTGCTGCTGGGGCATGGGCTGGTGCGCGATGAGAAGGGCGAGGAGATGCACAAGTCGGCTGGCAACTCCATTCCTTTCGAAGGTGCTGCTGGCGATGGTTACTCGATTGCTTTCCGTGATCTGAAGCCAAACGAATCGCCTGAGACAGCGATGAAGACGCCATTGCCTTCGTCAGCACTGGGCTGGGAGATTGGTGAAGTGGTTCATCAGGGGAAGAAGACGCAGGCCCTCAAAGCCAAGTATCCGCCGATGGGTGCGGACGTTATGCGCTGGTTGTACTGTCGCACCAACCCGGCCAGCAACATCAACTTCGGCCCCGGCCCTGCTGATGAAGTGCGCAGCAAGGTGGTGATGAAGCTGTGGAACACGTATGCGTTCTTCGTCAACTACGCACGGCTCGATGGGTTTGACCCGTCAACACCTCAGGTACCCATTGCGGAACGAAGCGATCTCGACCGCTGGATTCTCTCGGATTTGCAGCTATTGATCCAGCAGGCCCACAAGGCATTCGAGGAGTACAACCTGCCCGGCTTCGTTCTGGCAGCGGAGCAGTTCATTGATGACAAGCTGAGCAACTGGTATGTGCGTAGAAGCCGTCGTCGCTTCTGGCGAGGCAAGAGTGCGGGGGATATGGATAAGCTCTCCGCGTACCAGACTCTCTATACGGTTCTGGTGACGCTGACGAAGCTGATGGCTCCCATCGTGCCGTTCTTTACGGAGGCGATGTATCAGAATCTGGTTCTGTCTCCCCTCTCCCCTGGAGGGAGAGGGGCCGGGGGTGAGGGGGCTGCAGAGAGTGTACACCACTGCAACTACCCACAGCCTGACAGTACGTTGATGGACGAAACGCTCTCTAAAGAGATGGATGCGCTATTGCGTATTGTGTCTCTCGGTAGCGCAGCCCGTAACACGGCCAAGATCAAGGTACGCCAACCACTGGCGGAACTGAAGGTGCAGCCTGCGGATGAAGCGGATGCATCAGCAGTGAAGCGGTTTGCGGAGCAGATCAAGGAAGAATTGAATGTGAAGAGAGTGAGTTTACACGGTAGTTTTGACAATACAGAAAAGCTGCACCTACCAGAGGGTGAAGGTATCTTGCTTACCATGCGGATTAAGGCAAACCTAAAGTCATTAGGACCCAAAGCTGGAGCAAAACTTCAAGAGGCAAAGATAATAATCGAATCAGGATCGGCTGAGTTGTTTGCTGTGGCCAGTGGTGGCTTGGATAGTCACACTCTGACCATAGACGGACTTCAACTCATTGTCACGAAAGATGACATGAGTCTTACAATGATCGGCGCAGAAGGTTGGGTCGGGGTCGTTGACAAACTCACAATGCTCGCCATCGATACCCGTCTGACCAAGGAGTTGAAGGAAGAAGGCCTGGCCCGTGAAGTGATCCGCCAGGTGCAGGACCTTCGCAAGAAGTCGGACCTGCAGATGGAGGATCGCATTGCATTGGTGTTGCAGTCAGCAGCACCAGAGCTGAACGAAGCCATCGCAACGTTCAAGGATTACATCGCCAGCGAAACGCTGACGAAGGAATGGCCCGCTATGCTGCCTGCTGATGCGTTCACGACGGAGGTGAAAGCTGAGGGGATGGGACTAACGATATCGCTGAAGAAGATGAATTAA
- a CDS encoding Gfo/Idh/MocA family oxidoreductase: protein MNRRIFLQASAASAITLGSFNPLRAGTRLGLSASGKPLKAAVLGTGWFGMVNCRRMLEVAPEIQVAALCDVDQKQLDGAVKQVVEKGQKEPRKYGDFRKCLADDKYDIVIVGSPDHWHPLLAIAAMEAGADVYVEKPISKDIAEGKAMLTAARKLNRVVQVGTQRRSTPHVVQALEFIREGKLGTVTRVETCCYYHMRSRTTAPDCPPPEGFDFDFWSGPAPLVKYHPEIHPRAWRSYWEYGNGICGDMCVHWLDTARYILDLKQPKRVASTGGIFVEKKSRANIADTQSAIFDYGDVQVTWDYRSWGRPANEKYPWAATFFGDKGTMRLNLERYEVESMAGGISSEEASTIVSDTDHYPKTGPDPVALGNRGHWKNFLQCIQTREKPVADIEQGHQSTLACILANMSMKLGRELKWDAASGKIVGDEQAQSMLQGAYREPWEHPAKKYA from the coding sequence ATGAACCGACGAATCTTTCTTCAAGCATCTGCAGCATCTGCCATTACCCTGGGCAGTTTCAATCCTCTGCGTGCCGGTACACGTCTTGGACTGTCGGCATCGGGCAAACCCCTGAAGGCAGCGGTGCTGGGCACGGGCTGGTTCGGCATGGTCAATTGCCGACGTATGCTCGAGGTGGCCCCGGAGATTCAGGTAGCTGCGCTGTGTGATGTGGATCAGAAACAACTGGACGGTGCGGTGAAGCAGGTTGTCGAGAAAGGACAGAAGGAACCCCGGAAGTATGGCGATTTCCGCAAGTGCCTGGCTGATGACAAGTACGACATTGTGATTGTCGGCTCGCCCGATCACTGGCACCCGTTGCTGGCGATTGCAGCAATGGAAGCCGGTGCGGATGTCTACGTTGAGAAGCCGATTTCCAAGGATATTGCGGAAGGGAAAGCGATGCTGACAGCGGCCCGCAAGCTGAACCGCGTGGTGCAGGTGGGAACGCAGCGGCGAAGTACCCCTCATGTCGTGCAGGCACTGGAGTTCATTCGCGAAGGCAAGCTGGGCACAGTCACCCGTGTTGAAACGTGCTGTTACTACCATATGCGGTCACGCACCACCGCACCCGATTGTCCGCCGCCTGAAGGTTTTGATTTTGATTTCTGGAGCGGCCCGGCCCCGTTGGTGAAGTATCATCCTGAAATCCATCCGCGTGCCTGGAGAAGTTACTGGGAATACGGCAACGGCATCTGTGGTGACATGTGTGTGCATTGGCTGGATACTGCCCGGTACATTCTCGATCTGAAGCAGCCGAAGCGAGTAGCATCGACTGGCGGCATCTTTGTGGAGAAAAAATCGCGAGCTAACATTGCCGATACGCAATCAGCCATCTTCGATTATGGCGATGTACAGGTGACTTGGGATTACCGCTCATGGGGACGGCCGGCAAACGAGAAGTATCCCTGGGCTGCCACGTTCTTTGGTGATAAAGGCACCATGCGGCTGAATCTGGAACGCTATGAAGTCGAGTCGATGGCCGGCGGCATCTCTTCCGAAGAAGCTAGCACAATAGTCAGCGATACGGATCATTATCCAAAGACAGGCCCTGATCCGGTCGCCTTGGGCAATCGAGGCCACTGGAAGAACTTTCTGCAGTGTATTCAAACTCGCGAGAAGCCTGTCGCAGATATTGAACAAGGCCACCAGAGCACGCTGGCCTGCATCCTGGCGAATATGAGCATGAAACTGGGCCGCGAACTGAAGTGGGATGCTGCCAGCGGAAAGATTGTCGGTGACGAGCAGGCTCAGAGCATGTTGCAGGGAGCATACCGTGAACCCTGGGAGCACCCGGCGAAGAAGTATGCGTAG